In one window of Archocentrus centrarchus isolate MPI-CPG fArcCen1 chromosome 11, fArcCen1, whole genome shotgun sequence DNA:
- the dclk3 gene encoding serine/threonine-protein kinase DCLK3 — protein MAADIWVLLYPCRSVLSGVPQPWPIIPHPAQHAHRSHFLPPPPPPPHLPLFHTRHAEESAERPHLVTIVRPCGQSTLRKVTVLLNRRGVVSFEQLLLDISEALGFPRWHRARVTRLYTTHAREVKGVCDFFRGEVAFLALGKARPELSSVQEALEELFPEDSHYRSSAIRAWERRLRPPPDKAAKADSGYSEGADSSGTNQETHQDTNTNVKRHTNTHTSQHVDTHQDENYNSDTQKSHKKNSCRKPAHPPNHLQRLNVRDGVRLHQLSVIGPFKHEDIPRDADIPSPTLCENCLARRLKHHAPPLISMLSARVPLPPVLKKQKGSSHIEQEAKKLDVYNSPSSPRPICRDEEKSCIQMQLLSAAPDVSAAHKDSQETETSDLPSDGRDVTLADIEQCYEFGRVVGDGNFAVVRECRRRDNGQTLAIKIVERAKLIGREHMMQNELSLLGSLHHPRIVRLFAHHHTNTHSYLVMELVSGGDLFEAISDRGKFSEVEAGPMVSDVSEALNYIHCKSIVHRDLKPENLLIEQVAAGICRLKLGDFGLAMVVTEPVFTICGTPTYVAPEILCETGYGIAVDVWALGVILYILLCGFPPFRSRDRDQVELFQLIKQAQLNFPSPYWDPISEEVRGLIRALLQPDPTVRLTAQQTHLHPWVKAMASTCKQRALTDKTPREMVATGAKPETVQKLAKTNATESLTEKTTKHAGSEGEITARKLGRHDERQTAMSAGRGEDENKPPEQQPEETRYIISPQDREHTPLEATPVQHEPEVASADRRETQGPGPKLLNAEFDQLDSPTAAQTELLPQVKIQANQNSQQSLPGSTHPTRASPNPTQLPLLHQQNLTSPLQDHNKPDNHTTITHPPTLS, from the exons ATGGCTGCTGACATCTGG GTCCTTCTGTACCCATGTCGAAGCGTCCTATCGGGGGTCCCACAGCCCTGGCCCATCATACCACACCCTGCACAACATGCCCACAGATCCcactttcttcctcctcctccacctcctcctcacctccctCTATTCCACACCCGGCATGCAGAAGAAAGCGCCGAGCGGCCTCATCTGGTCACCATTGTTCGCCCATGTGGGCAAAGCACACTACGAAAG GTAACGGTACTGTTGAACCGCAGGGGTGTGGTGTCCTTTGAGCAACTGCTATTGGATATCTCTGAGGCACTGGGATTTCCTCGCTGGCACAGAGCCAGAGTCACACGCCTGTACACAACTCACGCACGAGAG GTTAAGGGTGTGTGTGATTTCTTCCGAGGTGAGGTGGCCTTTCTAGCTCTCGGTAAGGCTCGTCCTGAGTTGAGCAGCGTGCAGGAAGCTTTGGAGGAATTGTTCCCAGAAGATTCACATTACCGATCGAGTGCAATACGGGCCTGGGAGAGGAGACTAAGGCCACCACCAGATAAAGCAGCTAAGGCTGACAGCGGATACAGCGAGGGAGCCGACAGCAGCGGGACTAACCAAGAGACACaccaagacacaaacacaaatgtcaaGCGTCATACTAATACTCACACATCTCAGCATGTAGACACACACCAGGATGAAAACTATAATTCTGACACTCAGAAGTCTCATAAAAAGAATTCATGCAGAAAACCTGCTCACCCTCCCAACCACCTGCAGAGACTTAATGTGAGAGATGGGGTCAGACTACATCAGCTTTCTGTGATTGGTCCTTTTAAACATGAAGACATTCCAAGAGATGCAGACATACCATCTCCTACACTGTGTGAAAACTGCTTAGCAAGAAGACTTAAACATCATGCTCCACCACTGATCAGTATGCTATCAGCAAGGGTCCCACTTCCTCCTGTGCTAAAGAAGCAAAAAGGAAGTTCTCATATAGAGCAGGAGGCAAAAAAACTGGATGTTTATAACAGTCCTTCATCTCCTCGACCGATCTGCAGAGATGAGGAGAAGAGCTGCattcaaatgcaacttttaaGTGCAGCTCCAGATGTCAGTGCAGCTCACAAAGACTCACAGGAGACAGAAACATCTGACCTGCCCTCTGATGGTAGAGATGTCACCCTGGCAGACATCGAGCAATGCTACGAATTTGGACGTGTGGTCGGAGACGGGAATTTTGCAGTGGTGCGAGAGTGCCGCCGTCGTGACAATGGCCAAACCCTCGCCATCAAGATCGTTGAGCGCGCCAAACTGATAGGGCGAGAGCACATGATGCAGAACGAGCTGAGTCTCCTGGGAAGTCTGCATCACCCTCGCATAGTGAGGCTTTTTGCACACcaccacacaaacactcactccTACCTGGTGATGGAGCTGGTGAGTGGAGGGGATCTGTTTGAGGCCATCAGTGACAGGGGGAAGTTTTCAGAGGTGGAGGCAGGACCGATGGTGTCAGATGTGAGCGAAGCTCTGAATTACATCCATTGCAAGAGCATCGTCCACAGAGACCTCAAGCCAGAGAACCTCCTG ATTGAGCAAGTTGCTGCTGGCATCTGTAGGCTGAAGCTGGGAGACTTTGGTCTTGCTATGGTAGTGACTGAACCAGTCTTCACCATATGTGGCACACCCACATATGTAGCTCCAGAGATCCTCTGTGAGACAG GTTATGGTATAGCAGTGGACGTATGGGCTCTGGGTGTGATTCTTTATATCCTGCTGTGTGGCTTCCCCCCGTTTCGCAGTCGAGATCGGGACCAGGTAGAACTGTTCCAGCTAATAAAACAAGCACAGCTTAATTTCCCATCCCCCTACTGGGATCCCATATCAGAGG AAGTGAGAGGCCTCATCCGAGCTCTTCTTCAGCCAGACCCCACTGTGAGGCTGACAGCACAACAGACCCATCTGCATCCGTGGGTGAAAGCAATGGCTTCAACTTGCAAGCAGAGGGCGCTCACAGACAAAACTCCAAGAGAGATGGTAGCTACTGGAGCAAAACCAGAAACAGTCCAGAAACTGGCTAAAACAAATGCAACAGAATCACtgacagaaaaaacaacaaaacatgctGGCAGCGAGGGAGAAATCACGGCGAGGAAGCTCGGCAGACATGATGAGAGACAAACTGCAATGAGTGCTGGAAGAGGAGAGGATGAGAACAAACCACCAGAGCAACAACCAGAGGAGACAAGATATATCATATCCCCGCAGGACAGAGAGCACACACCTTTAGAGGCCACACCTGTTCAGCATGAACCAGAGGTCGCCTCTGCAGATAGGCGAGAAACACAAGGTCCAGGTCCCAAGCTGCTAAACGCTGAATTCGATCAGCTCGACTCCCCCACAGCTGCCCAAACTGAGCTTTTACCCCAAGTTAAGATACAAGCAAATCAGAACAGCCAGCAGTCACTTCCAGGTTCTACACATCCAACCAGGGCATCCCCCAACCCAACCCAACTCCCTCTTCTCCATCAACAGAACTTAACTTCTCCACTACAAGACCATAACAAACCAGACAATCACACCACCATCACCCACCCTCCCACACTGTCCTGA